In the genome of Leishmania panamensis strain MHOM/PA/94/PSC-1 chromosome 17 sequence, one region contains:
- a CDS encoding hypothetical protein (TriTrypDB/GeneDB-style sysID: LpmP.17.0940) has protein sequence MLPTIPKRGRAPKPFDAGPAIPTPGRPDRETGEAGGRALSVELASPLGATGVFASKSLHGRGHLLHLGTFSSIGFADAVTTQDHPVPTSAGEAVRVGRDGGQPQCSLRPTVMDMLATGPTAAGVLPLPSEATSLQAADLVTGTPMISSVPTSNQSTPVADTRSVQLLQQLQQLLQSGVPTAMLQQWVSGQLLQATAPAASTRPAAAVVVVSPPSAGRLSPTALSAAALGQPLSPGVPSGSRPPRRPASAVSFSLFANQLSHTQQQRQQLSPQHGTPLDSANVAVQPSSAAPTVGSLCTANSGSVPSALTSAVDGGEVTLAPAMCSATSVAAVVLSEPEIGAPLSGASLPCSAGSAMLPPLESVPSSADDPLASGAGNDVDLAAAHHRGAGGSLLKASHPHPQHSQWRSFRNQSSSGVRSSSATSLGGKRPATVSGTGANISAPTIILHSKSPSPAGTPRHCRIASALHSATKAAIHATTSQLVAQNQQKNISLLLGERFSRHPENFVRRVTTRLPVVDSGSPGTPALSEATSGAALSARRSHPGSDSNTDDDICSLSTATTALERLNGSAGLLVAPQTRSPSVASVPLRVAERSVMAAVEFPSRCLPLISVATEASGGSPTSKFFTSCSPRSITSPALLTAATEHPGNGSSEGSFLQDHHSVSDDRGALSIAPCDGNDVATSAQALFSASVESAPAHQRSNNIPPEKPTDGEAGGPLKLSLHQRRLSSSLSGLMSGRTPTVAIEAAAEAASGDAAERVAAAEVPDVVFLIEIDTEATSASCTPAREATPHNTSSLFSGGDSGHLAHSWGGTATHAGERPQHPHRGSISTLPAVSASATSLAWVQPSPNSSSPAAALATSLSQFAPSPSAAARCTHQASVTPWQTTSFVSTTSSHLGCGGATGGHGPSVAFNVTHCDSLSLHDEIPSLGSGPTAGVSSLGEGMNGNRRGRSSVLHLSRSSMNGGVDPMEGVMASFILDDINGAPRRSGPRFLRSFCRHTPVRATESVAHAALEGLGVPFIEGIDHASVPTNVLAVMNAYGFTDRRAFYVAICLNVFLRYEFVQRFGWNVQKLKKFLEVAATYFRDGNPFHNPVHAVDVVMAAHQWLSEGSTGAALSDDEAMTFLLTAMVQQIAHTGADNRLLGQLKHPYAMLCSYASPQQGATVALVMALLSRPELHFFPDPCLATAHTTGIGGAADPAVVQEWTNSRELQMYDMLADLIMATDERNHATLRHNIMRMGEENARLHGCMCASTHADRSYSILSRSLFRSTSQADATTQLQYPSPQGNFCLNCCAYITDVHVPDLLKAVLHFIDFAYLFRPYQVYLCGSIAYMAELYRQSEREYALLQRLQEQQLLRALTRRASGESLGETVPQQPSGAQSPGAPFSAPTTDAYTPAVTFATALLAEQQPWRQGVAQASTMTSLQRSSDEVTVAADTPPPSCRATVVTLPSEMTASHHAVSPSPLTLQVTRAPQDEGAAASNTLDRATRAQPLKGLGRDIVLISMEDLCLPFLEQLAPYMPEAWVAASYQNHQRLMKSLPTPEKFDEVVNRFLDFGVATEAELLEEDTKKEGEIEDEEADSLAAKCPFTLPWRLLRPVRPIAAEWTADKDGVMRRVVREIMRGPTQLLKESDDI, from the coding sequence ATGTTGCCGACGATCCCGAAGCGTGGCCGTGCACCAAAGCCTTTCGACGCGGGGCCTGCTATCCCTACGCCTGGTCGCCCAGACCGTGAAACTGGTGAGGCAGGTGGCAGAGCCCTCTCAGTCGAGTTGGCATCTCCGCTTGGGGCCACAGGGGTATTTGCTAGTAAGTCCTTACATGGGCGAGGTCATCTGCTGCACCTGGGCACATTTTCCAGCATCGGCTTTGCTGACGCCGTTACCACCCAGGACCATCCCGTTCCTACAAGTGCCGGTGAGGCGGTTCGTGTGGGCCGCGACGGAGGccagccgcagtgcagccTTCGCCCCACAGTCATGGACATGTTGGCTACTGGACCGACTGCCGCTGGTGTGCTACCTCTTCCCAGTGAGGCCACTTCTCTGCAAGCAGCGGATTTGGTGACAGGCACGCCGATGATCAGCAGCGTCCCCACATCTAACCAGTCCACCCCCGTCGCTGACACCCGGTCTGTTCAGCTTCTTcagcaactgcagcagctgcttcagagCGGCGTACCGACAGCaatgctgcagcagtgggtgTCCGGGCAGCTTCTCCAAGCCACAGCGCCCGCCGCTTCTACgcgacctgctgctgctgtcgtcgtcgtctccccGCCATCTGCGGGACGGCTCTCCCCCACTGCCctctcagctgcagcgctggggcAGCCGTTAAGTCCAGGTGTCCCCAGCGGCAGTCGTCCACCGCGCCGGCCCGCGTCGGCCGtgtccttttctcttttcgccaACCAACTCTctcacacgcagcagcagcggcagcagctctcaCCACAGCATGGCACTCCTCTGGACAGTGCCAATGTCGCTGTCCAACCATCTTCCGCCGCACCTACTGTTGGATCCCTGTGCACCGCAAACAGCGGTAGTGTCCCCAGTGCGCTTACGTCAGCCGTTGATGGCGGCGAGGTTACGCTCGCGCCAGCGATGTGCAGCGCCACGTCGGTGGCAGCTGTGGTGTTGTCGGAGCCAGAGATAGGAGCGCCGCTGTCTGGGGCCTCGCTGCCGTGTTCAGCAGGTTCAGCGATGCTGCCACCACTGGAGAGCGTCCCCAGCTCCGCCGATGACCCGCtcgccagcggtgctggcaaCGACGTCGACCTGGCGGCGGCTCATCACcgtggcgcaggcggcagccTACTGAAAGCCTCGCATCCGCACCCGCAGCACTCCCAGTGGCGTTCGTTTCGCAaccagagcagcagcggcgtccgcAGCTCTTCCGCCACCTCACTCGGCGGGAAGAGGCCCGCGACGGTGTCTGGCACGGGTGCCAACATCTCCGCTCCCACCATAATTCTTCACTCAAAGTCTCCGAGTCCTGCAGGCACCCCGCGGCATTGCCGCATCGCTTCTGCACTGCACTCGGCCACGAAAGCAGCGATTCATGCGACAACGTCTCAGCTTGTAGCACAGAATCAGCAGAAGAAcatctcgctgctgctcggggAACGCTTCTCGCGTCACCCCGAAAATTTTGTCAGGCGCGTGACCACTCGACTGCCTGTCGTCGACAGTGGCTCGCCTGGAACGCCAGCGCTGTCTGAGGCGACTTCGGGAGCGGCCTTATCGGCGAGAAGGTCACACCCTGGGAGCGACTCCAACACAGACGACGACATCTGCAGCCTCTCCACTGCGACCACCGCGCTCGAGCGTCTCAACGGGTCGGCTGGGTTGTTGGTCGCGCCACAGACGCGGTCCCCATCTGTGGCAAGCGTTCCGCTCAGGGTGGCGGAAAGGAGTGTtatggcagcggtggagtTTCCGAGTCGTTGTCTTCCCTTGATATCTGTGGCCACAGAGGCTTCTGGCGGTAGTCCGACAAGCAAATTCTTCACCAGCTGCTCACCGCGTTCCATTACGTCACCCGCCCTGTTGACTGCGGCCACGGAGCACCCAGGAAACGGCAGCTCTGAGGGGTCGTTTCTCCAAGACCATCATAGCGTAAGCGATGATCGCGGCGCTTTGTCCATCGCGCCTTGTGACGGCAATGACGTCGCTACTTCTGCCCAGGCGCTGTTCTCTGCATCTGTGGAGTCTGCGCCAGCCCACCAGCGCAGCAACAATATTCCTCCAGAGAAGCCTACAGATGGCGAGGCAGGGGGCCCGCTTAAGCTGTCTCTGCACCAGCGTCGgctgagcagcagcctgTCTGGCCTGATGTCTGGGCGCACGCCGACGGTGGCCatagaggcggcggcagaggctgCTTCTGGCGATGCCGCAGAGCGGGTAGCAGCTGCGGAGGTGCCAGAcgtcgtcttcctcatcgAGATTGACACGGAGGCGACGAGCGCGTCCTGTACCCCCGCCCGAGAAGCGACGCCGCACAACACCTCGTCCCTattcagcggcggcgactcgGGGCATTTGGCCCATTCGTGGGGCGGCACTGCCACCCATGCCGGTGAACGTCCCCAACACCCTCATCGCGGCTCCATCTCGACCCTGCCTGCAGTGAGCGCCTCCGCAACTTCGCTCGCGTGGGTGCAGCCATCACCGAACTCGAGCTCGCCCGCGGCTGCCTTGGCGACGTCGCTTTCGCAGTttgcgccgtcgccatccgCGGCGGCTCGATGCACACACCAGGCATCTGTGACGCCGTGGCAGACAACCAGCTTCGtctccaccaccagcagccacctgggctgtggtggcgcGACCGGAGGGCACGGCCCCTCTGTTGCCTTCAACGTCACCCACTGTGATTCTCTTTCCTTACATGACGAAATACCGAGCCTCGGCAGCGGCCCCACCGCTGGCGTGTCGTCACTCGGTGAGGGCATGAACGGCAATCGCCGGGGTCGCTCGTCCGTGCTTCATCTGAGCCGCTCGTCTATGAACGGTGGTGTGGACCCCATGGAGGGCGTTATGGCAAGCTTCATCCTGGACGACATCAAcggtgcgccgcgccgctcaGGGCCGCGTTTTTTGCGCTCTTTCTGCCGTCACACACCTGTGCGAGCCACGGAAAGCGTGGCGCACGCGGCACTGGAGGGACTTGGAGTGCCGTTCATTGAAGGCATCGACCACGCCTCAGTCCCCACAAACGTCTTGGCGGTGATGAACGCATACGGGTTCACGGACAGACGCGCCTTCTACGTGGCGATTTGCCTCAACGTGTTTCTGCGTTACGAGTTCGTGCAGCGCTTTGGTTGGAATGTgcagaagctgaagaagTTCCTCGAGGTGGCCGCGACGTACTTCCGCGACGGCAACCCGTTCCATAACCCAGTGCACGCCGTCGACGTCGTCATGGCGGCTCACCAGTGGCTCAGTGAGGGGAGCACCGGCGCTGCACTTTCAGATGACGAGGCGATGACGTTTTTACTCACCGCCATGGTACAACAGATTGCTCACACCGGCGCCGACAACCGCCTGCTTGGGCAACTGAAGCACCCGTACGCGATGCTGTGCAGCTACgcatcgccgcagcagggcgCCACTGTCGCGCTGGTGATGGCACTACTGAGCCGACCGGAGCTGCACTTTTTTCCCGATCCCTGCCTCGCCACAGCTCACACTACTGGCAttggtggcgctgccgacCCGGCCGTTGTGCAGGAGTGGACCAACAGCCGCGAGTTGCAGATGTATGACATGCTCGCTGACCTCATCATGGCGACGGACGAGCGCAACCACGCGACACTGAGGCACAACATCATGCGTATGGGGGAGGAGAACGCGCGGCTGCACGGCTGCATGTGTGCCTCCACCCACGCCGACCGCTCCTACTCTATCCTCTCGCGCAGCCTGTTTCGTTCTACCTCGCAGGCTGACGccacgacgcagctgcagtaccCGTCTCCGCAGGGGAACTTCTGTCTTAACTGCTGCGCCTACATTACTGATGTGCACGTGCCTGACCTGCTaaaggcggtgctgcacttcATCGACTTTGCGTACCTGTTCCGCCCCTACCAGGTGTACTTGTGTGGCAGCATCGCCTACATGGCGGAGCTGTACCGgcagagcgagcgagagtACGCACTTCTACAACGcttgcaggagcagcagctgctaaGGGCCCTGACGAGAAGGGCAAGTGGTGAGAGCCTTGGCGAGACAGTGCCGCAACAGCCGTCTGGCGCCCAAAGCCCCGGCGCTCCCTTCTCCGCTCCGACGACAGACGCGTACACGCCGGCAGTGACGTTTGCCACGGCACTTCTGGCAGAGCAACAACCTTGGCGACAAGGCGTTGCTCAAGCCTCCACCATGACTTcgttgcagcgcagcagtgacgaGGTCACGGTAGCTGCCGACACCCCGCCGCCATCGTGCCGTGCAACGGTCGTGACGCTGCCGAGCGAGATGACAGCGAGTCACCACGCTGTGAGTCCGTCGCCGCTGACACTGCAGGTGACGAGGGCGCCACAGGATGAgggcgcagccgcctcgaATACACTTGACAGGGCGACACGCGCGCAGCCCCTCAAGGGGCTCGGCCGCGATATTGTGCTCATTAGTATGGAGGACTTGTGTCTGCCCTTCCTCGAGCAGCTAGCCCCGTACATGCCGGAGGCGTGGGTGGCGGCCAGTTACCAAAACCATCAGCGGCTGATGAAGTCTCTGCCAACCCCAGAGAAGTTTGATGAGGTGGTTAATCGATTTCTTGATTTTGGCGTGGCCACAGAGGCGGAGCTCCTCGAGGAGGATACCAAAAAAGAGGGTGAGatcgaggatgaggaggccGACTCACTCGCTGCGAAGTGCCCTTTCACGCTACCGTGGCGCCTGCTGCGTCCGGTGCGCCCCATTGCAGCAGAGTGGACGGCAGACAAGGATGGGGTGATGCGGCGCGTGGTGAGGGAGATTATGAGAGGTCCCACGCAACTGCTGAAAGAAAGTGACGATATCTGA
- a CDS encoding hypothetical protein (TriTrypDB/GeneDB-style sysID: LpmP.17.0950), with protein MVTMQPPPKPLCDLDDTWEDVLTAFQDCLKGESTWSCRCLAGVDKEVILSAPEIMDPKTDSGFGSETIYSLSHLLKTQELPSAATVSTEAALLDVMDYIHVKELTYLKGYSLTQSYLDFPYFLRMDLLKVQNGTLYAYCRGVLRSLDCVLRAVFSTTNRSEEEFMLVPPELDRQPDCSVDEILAELETAAAKSSSPAVAARLRFRKHFLAALSLLLESKKRSDIEAACDICQEALDLLKSDQYTRSSEPAPETKLLRGKEIAFWVSVITPTKALPATSFADAMSAYKCLLQQLMSFKTLVNIESLACIADFIENFGALQPLLPVRSLCAIVLFSRDPNESFLHGAPLHRRMLETLAKRYGAPLYQRIFEADEAMIDGVVEYRVKCTMNRLKVTPEQRMFLRQQTVDSVRRWTTEVCKLYLVFLETMLCNRGLAHRRMINTMADFIRFQEMSYTTDLSVFLANLPGVAKELEAECIRCSTVLTLFSNDYVLRAMEIIMSFEVELDLLTQGELVPAMWYINFAQRAQKENLTTLCLQSTHFIPATLINKRTHIPIHNLALTTRTTGQMDLAHDGVLDARCSLSDATYLSACLMERKNLIDLISAPKGSLISVENAFNHRLLLCYGQLRNPPLRSYERCMSARPSLDDVRQIPMYAKKAAEVASNAAEKLKALMSSSAIDDVRKAAIRRNAEGLEKTAHVVAASLRAFSAVCENSEELKDYCATVERPGLPSALTFTFRRRKEISTV; from the coding sequence ATGGTCACcatgcagccgccgccgaagcCGCTGTGCGACCTCGACGACACCTGGGAGGATGTCCTGACCGCCTTCCAGGACTGCCTGAAGGGGGAGTCGACTTGGAGCTGTCGCTGCCTTGCCGGTGTGGACAAGGAGGTCATCCTGTCCGCCCCAGAGATTATGGACCCCAAAACGGACTCGGGGTTTGGCTCCGAGACGATctactccctctctcaccttcTGAAGACGCAAGAGTTGCCCTCGGCGGCGACCGTGTCtacggaggcggcgctgcttgaTGTAATGGACTACATCCATGTCAAAGAGCTGACGTACCTGAAGGGGTACTCGCTCACCCAGAGCTACCTAGACTTCCCCTACTTCCTGCGCATGGATCTGCTCAAGGTGCAGAACGGTACTCTATACGCTTACTGCCGCGGCGTGCTGCGCTCCCTCGActgcgtgctgcgcgccgtCTTCTCCACGACGAAccgcagcgaagaggagtTCATGCTGGTGCCTCCGGAGCTGGACCGTCAGCCCGACTGCAGCGTGGACGAGATTttggcggagctggagacAGCCGCGGCAAAGTCTTCGAGCCCCGCTGTGGCTGCCCGGTTGCGCTTCCGCAAGCACTTTCTCGCGgccctctcgctgctgctggagtcGAAGAAGAGGTCGGATATTGAGGCAGCGTGCGACATCTGCCAGGAGGCCCTTGATCTGCTGAAGAGCGACCAGTACACCCGTTCCAGCGAGCCGGCACCGGAGACGAAGCTGTTGCGCGGGAAGGAGATCGCCTTCTGGGTCAGCGTCATCACGCCGACCAAAGCGTTGCCCGCGACGTCCTTTGCTGATGCCATGTCTGCCTACAagtgcctgctgcagcagctgatgtCGTTCAAGACGCTTGTGAACATCGAGTCACTTGCCTGCATTGCGGACTTTATCGAGAACTTTggtgcactgcagccgctcctgccgGTGCGCTCACTGTGCGCCATCGTTCTGTTCAGCCGTGACCCTAACGAGTCGTTCCTTCACGGCgccccgctgcaccgccgcatgCTGGAGACACTGGCGAAGAGGTACGGCGCCCCACTTTATCAAAGGATATTTGAGGCCGATGAGGCCATGATTGACGGCGTCGTTGAGTATCGTGTGAAGTGCACGATGAACCGCCTGAAAGTGACGCCGGAGCAGCGGATGTTCCTGCGCCAGCAGACGGTCGACTCGGTGCGGCGCTGGACCACGGAGGTGTGCAAGCTGTATCTGGTCTTCCTGGAGACGATGCTGTGCAACCGCGGGCTGGCGCACCGGCGCATGATCAACACGATGGCGGATTTCATCCGCTTCCAGGAGATGTCGTACACGACCGACCTCTCCGTCTTCCTCGCCAACCTGCCTGGCGTGGCGAAagagctggaggcggagTGCATCCGGTGCAGCACGGTGCTGACTCTCTTCTCAAACGACTATGTACTGCGCGCGATGGAAATCATTATGAGCTTCGAGGTGGAGCTCGACTTGCTGACGCAGGGAGAGCTCGTGCCGGCCATGTGGTACATCAACTTCGCGCAGAGGGCCCAGAAGGAGAACCTGACGACTCTGTGCCTGCAAAGCACGCATTTCATTCCCGCGACGCTCATCAATAAGCGCACTCACATTCCGATCCACAACCTCGCCCTCACCACACGGACGACTGGGCAGATGGACCTCGCCCACGACGGTGTGCTCGACGCGCGCTGCTCCCTTTCCGATGCCACCTATCTTTCCGCCTGTCTTATGGAGAGAAAGAACCTCATTGACCTCATCAGCGCACCGAAGGGGTCCCTTATCAGCGTCGAGAACGCCTTCAACCACCGCCTACTCCTCTGCTACGGCCAGCTGCGCAACCCGCCACTGCGCTCGTATGAGCGGTGCATGAGCGCGAGGCCGTCGCTCGACGACGTGCGCCAGATCCCAATGTACGCTAAAAAGGCGGCTGAGGTGGCCAGCAACGCAGCCGAGAAGCTGAAGGCCCTTATgtcgagcagcgccatcgacgACGTGCGCAAGGCCGCTATTCGGCGCAATGCGGAGGGGCTGGAGAAGACAGCGCACGTGGTGGCAGCCTCGCTCCGAGCCTTCTCTGCGGTTTGCGAGAATAgtgaggagctgaaggatTACTGCGCCACGGTGGAGCGGCCTGGCCTTCCAAGCGCGCTGACCTTCACGTTCCGCCGGAGGAAGGAGATCTCCACTGTGTAG